The following are from one region of the Amycolatopsis sp. QT-25 genome:
- a CDS encoding putative T7SS-secreted protein, which yields MAELGETSDPRTLVPGDPEAIEENARVLHGRRQATGQVGDSLRRIDTGSWTGPAATKFHDKFSYEPPKWLAASDSFEAVAEGLSAYAQTLRWAQGQASDAVRV from the coding sequence ATGGCCGAGCTTGGTGAGACATCGGATCCGCGTACCCTGGTGCCGGGCGATCCGGAAGCGATCGAAGAGAACGCCCGCGTACTGCATGGCCGACGCCAGGCAACCGGTCAAGTCGGTGACAGCCTCCGCCGGATCGATACCGGCTCATGGACCGGTCCAGCCGCAACGAAGTTCCATGACAAATTCAGCTATGAGCCGCCTAAATGGCTCGCTGCGTCCGATTCGTTCGAGGCGGTGGCCGAAGGGCTGTCCGCCTATGCCCAGACCCTGCGGTGGGCACAGGGGCAGGCCAGCGACGCTGTCCGCGTGTAG
- a CDS encoding PAS domain-containing protein has product MSEQDTILDALAPVADGIAATLGSFCEVVVHDFRRPEKSVVAIAGSVTDRRVGGSMSEIGMGLLARGDDAEDQLNYVTRTASGKLVKSSTMLLRDSGGSVFGALCVNLDVTALGRLKTLVGELADVGAATETPTTTFGDDVDAVVDAIVDEHQLRLNKPWAALSREERLDLFRGLHARGVFAMRRAVPRVAARIGISRASAYNYLAEIREQGAS; this is encoded by the coding sequence ATGTCTGAGCAGGACACGATCCTCGACGCGCTCGCCCCGGTCGCCGACGGCATCGCGGCGACGCTCGGCTCGTTCTGCGAGGTCGTGGTGCACGACTTCCGCCGTCCGGAGAAATCCGTGGTCGCGATCGCCGGCTCGGTCACCGACCGCCGGGTGGGCGGATCGATGAGCGAGATCGGCATGGGCCTGCTCGCCCGCGGCGACGACGCCGAAGACCAGCTGAACTACGTCACGCGGACGGCGTCCGGGAAGCTGGTGAAGTCTTCGACCATGCTGCTGCGCGACAGCGGCGGTTCGGTGTTCGGCGCGCTGTGCGTGAACCTCGACGTCACCGCGCTGGGCCGGCTCAAGACCCTGGTCGGTGAGCTCGCCGATGTCGGTGCCGCCACCGAAACACCGACCACCACCTTCGGCGACGACGTCGACGCGGTGGTGGACGCGATCGTCGACGAACACCAGCTCCGGCTGAACAAACCCTGGGCCGCGCTCAGCCGTGAAGAACGGCTCGACCTGTTCCGCGGTCTTCACGCGCGGGGCGTCTTCGCCATGCGGCGGGCCGTGCCCCGGGTCGCCGCCCGCATCGGGATCTCCCGCGCCTCCGCTTACAACTATCTCGCCGAAATCCGCGAGCAAGGAGCATCATGA
- a CDS encoding acyl-CoA carboxylase subunit beta, which yields MTDIPFAPTTAFRIADLAARQDEAVRIAEKRAVDRQHAKGKLTARERVELLLDPGSFVELDQFARHRCAEFGMDANRPYGDGVVTGHGTVDGRQICVFSQDFTVFGGSMGEVFGEKVLKVMDLAMTLGCPVVGINDSGGARIQEGVVSLAYYAELGRRNALASGVIPQLSLIMGPCAGGAVYSPAITDFTVMVDETAHMFVTGPDVVHAVSGERVTAQQLGGAAVNSEVSGNAHHRAAGEEDAIDWVRTLLGYLPSNNLDAVPQYADETDPGLTAADLELDRLVPDSLNQVYDMTEVIVRLVDDGDFLEVHSGFAPNMICAFGRVRGRTVGVVANQPRHQAGVIDIDASEKAARFVRFCDAFTIPILTLADVPGYLPGEAQERHGIIRRGAKLIYAYAEATVPKVTVVIRKAYGGGYAVMGSKHLGADVNLAWPTAEIAVMGAEGAVRVLHRHELAALPPEQRSAEQRRLTEAYRERHSNPYVAAERGYVDQVIAPSQTRLQVARALHALRTKRQTLPAKKHGNIPL from the coding sequence ATGACCGATATCCCGTTCGCGCCGACGACGGCGTTCCGGATCGCCGATCTCGCCGCCCGTCAGGACGAAGCCGTCCGGATCGCCGAGAAGCGGGCCGTCGACCGGCAGCACGCCAAGGGCAAGCTGACCGCGCGGGAGCGTGTCGAGCTGTTGCTGGACCCGGGTTCCTTCGTCGAACTCGACCAGTTCGCCCGGCACCGGTGCGCCGAGTTCGGGATGGACGCCAACCGGCCGTACGGCGACGGTGTGGTGACCGGGCACGGCACCGTCGACGGCAGGCAGATCTGCGTGTTCTCCCAGGACTTCACGGTCTTCGGCGGCAGCATGGGCGAAGTGTTCGGCGAGAAGGTCCTCAAGGTGATGGACCTGGCGATGACGCTGGGCTGCCCCGTCGTCGGGATCAACGACTCCGGCGGCGCCCGGATCCAGGAAGGCGTCGTCTCGCTGGCCTACTACGCCGAGCTCGGCAGGCGCAACGCGCTGGCCTCCGGCGTGATCCCGCAGCTCTCGCTGATCATGGGGCCCTGCGCCGGTGGGGCGGTCTACTCGCCGGCGATCACCGACTTCACCGTGATGGTCGACGAGACCGCGCACATGTTCGTCACCGGGCCGGACGTCGTGCACGCCGTCAGCGGCGAGCGGGTCACCGCCCAGCAGCTCGGCGGTGCCGCGGTGAACAGCGAGGTCTCGGGCAACGCCCACCACCGGGCGGCCGGCGAAGAGGACGCGATCGACTGGGTGCGAACGTTGCTCGGCTACCTGCCGTCCAACAACCTCGACGCCGTCCCGCAGTACGCCGACGAAACCGATCCCGGACTCACCGCCGCCGACCTCGAACTCGACCGGCTGGTGCCCGATTCGCTGAACCAGGTCTACGACATGACCGAGGTGATCGTCCGGCTCGTCGACGACGGCGACTTCCTGGAGGTGCACAGCGGCTTCGCGCCGAACATGATCTGCGCGTTCGGCCGGGTGCGGGGCCGCACCGTCGGTGTCGTGGCCAACCAGCCGCGGCATCAGGCCGGCGTGATCGACATCGACGCCTCGGAGAAGGCCGCACGGTTCGTGCGGTTCTGTGACGCCTTCACCATCCCGATCCTCACCCTCGCCGACGTCCCCGGCTACCTGCCCGGCGAGGCGCAGGAACGGCACGGGATCATCCGCCGTGGCGCCAAACTGATCTATGCCTACGCCGAAGCGACCGTGCCGAAGGTGACCGTGGTGATCCGCAAGGCCTACGGCGGCGGCTACGCGGTCATGGGGTCGAAGCACCTCGGCGCGGACGTCAACCTGGCCTGGCCCACCGCGGAGATCGCGGTGATGGGCGCCGAGGGCGCGGTGCGGGTGCTGCACCGGCACGAACTGGCCGCGCTGCCGCCGGAACAGCGCTCCGCCGAACAGCGGCGGCTCACCGAGGCGTACCGCGAACGGCATTCGAATCCCTACGTGGCAGCGGAACGCGGCTACGTCGACCAGGTCATCGCGCCGTCGCAGACCCGCCTGCAGGTGGCGCGGGCGCTGCACGCGCTGCGGACCAAACGGCAGACCCTCCCGGCCAAGAAGCACGGGAACATCCCCTTGTGA
- a CDS encoding pyridoxal-phosphate dependent enzyme yields the protein MTAPVTIDDIRDAATRLAGVAHRTPIVRSRTLDDLVGAEVFVKCENLQRVGAFKFRGAYNAASRLSPEQLAKGIAAYSSGNHAQAVALAARELGSSAVILIPEDAPQSKKDATAGYGAEIVTYDRYTGDRVAIGEALAAERGLALIPPYEHPHVIAGQGTAALELLEDAEFLDTLVVPVGGGGLIAGSSTAAKAVRPGIRVVGVEPAAGDDTKRSLEAGERVSIPVPRTIADGQAAEIPGALTFSINRNLVDDIALVTDDQIREAMRFAFERLKLVIEPSGATGLAALLSGRIPGPGRVGVIISGGNVSPERFAELIAAG from the coding sequence ATGACCGCCCCTGTGACCATCGACGACATCCGTGACGCCGCCACCCGGCTGGCCGGTGTCGCGCACCGGACCCCGATCGTGCGGTCCCGGACCCTCGACGACCTCGTCGGCGCCGAGGTCTTCGTCAAGTGCGAGAACCTTCAGCGCGTCGGTGCCTTCAAGTTCCGTGGCGCGTACAACGCCGCCTCGCGGCTCTCGCCGGAGCAGCTGGCCAAGGGCATCGCGGCCTATTCCTCGGGCAACCACGCCCAGGCTGTCGCGCTCGCCGCGCGGGAACTCGGGAGCAGCGCGGTCATCCTGATCCCGGAGGACGCCCCGCAGTCCAAAAAGGACGCCACCGCGGGCTACGGCGCCGAGATCGTCACCTACGACCGGTACACCGGCGACCGCGTCGCGATCGGTGAAGCGCTGGCCGCCGAACGCGGCCTCGCGCTCATCCCGCCGTACGAACACCCGCACGTGATCGCCGGACAGGGCACGGCGGCGCTGGAACTGCTGGAGGACGCCGAATTTCTCGACACCCTCGTCGTCCCGGTCGGCGGTGGCGGCCTGATCGCGGGCAGCTCGACCGCCGCGAAGGCCGTGCGGCCCGGCATCCGGGTCGTCGGCGTCGAACCCGCCGCGGGCGACGACACCAAACGCTCGCTGGAGGCCGGAGAACGCGTGTCGATCCCGGTGCCGCGGACCATCGCCGACGGCCAGGCCGCCGAGATCCCCGGCGCATTGACCTTCTCGATCAACCGGAACCTCGTCGACGACATCGCGCTGGTCACCGACGACCAGATCCGCGAGGCCATGCGGTTCGCGTTCGAACGGCTGAAGCTCGTCATCGAGCCGAGCGGGGCCACCGGTCTCGCGGCGCTGCTCAGCGGGCGGATCCCCGGTCCCGGGCGGGTCGGCGTGATCATCAGCGGCGGGAACGTCAGCCCGGAACGCTTCGCCGAACTGATCGCGGCCGGGTAA
- a CDS encoding type I polyketide synthase, producing MTAEIRAWLVARVAERTGLPAGQVDPDRPLHESGLSSRESMELAGELGRHLGRPLPPTLVWQYPTIAALAARLSTVESSPIESGEVREEEPIAIVGVGCRLPGGADSPERYWRLLDDGRDGIREVPEDRRDTAARGGFLDDIAGFDAAFFGITPGEAETMDPQQRMLLEVAWAALEHAGIPPSTLRGTRTGVFVGLSAGEYGHLTMADPATVDVWSATGAATSIAANRLSYLFDLRGPSLTLDTACSSSLVAVHQAVQSLRRGECGTALAAGVNVLLSPAVTASFERAGVLAPDGHCKPFDADADGIARGEGCGVVVLRPLKAARRAGDRVLAVIRGSAVNSDGRSNGLVAPSPGAQADLLRDAYAAAGVEPSSVDYVEAHGTGTAVGDPIEAVALGEVLGAGREPGRPLLIGSVKGNLGHLEGAAGMAGLIKVVLAMVHRRLPPTPHHHAPSPHVDFAGLGLRVVGAGTDWPRYAEVVRAGVSAFGFGGTNAHVVLEEWPAASFPARGTHTEDPRVVALSARSPEVLRARAADLADWLEDPAHRAVSLDAVAATLARGRDHLPVRGAVVAGERGRAAAALRELAAGRDGGDVVVGEAGPASDVVFVFSGYGSQWPGMGRLLLRTESAFRAEVEALDPVFLAEAGFSLRAVLSGERDLPDLAATQLALFGMHLALAGLWRAHGVVPAAVVGHSMGEVAAAVVAGALDVAEGLRVMTTRARLLAEVDASGDGAMAVVELSPAELAELEAEFPGVTVAVYASPVQCTVSGGAGQVEALVSHVESLGRLAKRLPVGGAGHSEAVDAVLGRFRAELDGLSPRPAVIPCYSSVLENPQWSPVFDVEYWAANLRRPVRFSQALAAATADGYGVFVEISPHPMALAAIEQSTGALALPSASRRIDERTAFLTTLARLHTLGLPGVLDRGGPRPLPVELPGPRWRHERFWPRRPAPRPRSDGEHPLLGVHIEQPTGDGHLWRADVGTTAQPWLADHAAMGVPLFPAAGFLELALAAAKTTLRPGGRLRISGLELHRVLPLAAHTEVTTSLRTGSGLSEVDIYARSADGGWVRHAAARVGDGNTAVVPFGAVGDDARPVDLYPVLAAAGQSYGPAFRGLREVLAAQGRASARITLPTDHPAYVLHPVIADACLHALAAAAGDALREADGVFLPLTLGEIVLAGDPRRGVRVDAVLDSLDPAGDGLVGGVQLVDADDVVLVEFRDVYCRRFQRSALPVPMADLLFETVWRQAGPPAAKPGPRSWVVLEDGSPWGPALRERLAGDELVTVPLGDRAALAEILRSRDVTGVLAWVPTAAVSDPMRAARGVAMLSGVVAELADAASAPRLWLISAGASAVEPGERGDPGQGWLRGLVRVLAFEHPELRASQVDFDAGPDPARSWVAGLAAELRADAPDDEIAWREGVRYTRLLARPELGEAGRETVVRDGAYVITGGLGGLGLVAAEWLAGRGATRLVLSGRRGASPAVLADLREVGVDVRVVTGDIAEPGTAEALVAAATEGGMPLRGVLHAAGVLADGAAIAVDEDAVEAVWRGKALGAWRLHEATTGHELDWWLTYSSAAALFGSPGQAAYATANAWVDALVEWRRAGGSPAATIGWGAWGEAGAAVGTRNPVLEPLGTDEALAAMDAVLSRDRGSTGIARVDAGTVLALFPRLAARPFFEILVPKEESDTAPSTWDGLDALRAVLPEAAREMLADYLAGLVAGMLGLAADEIDRHVPLTRLGLDSLTAMRARGVVDRDFGLPLPIPLLLRGASLGELADHLAEQAGFGEGVSRPARPDVTVGPRDPAERWIARHWQTELDGAEPGVHDDFFAAGGDHEAASRLRAVFAGQLGAIPDADRLFATPTIAAMADLLRDRIEGRGDCPVRPLREGGVDPVFLFHPAGGPTSVYEGLVRLLPEGRPVYGLERIDEEDTVEDKAECYLELIREIQPQGPYRLGGWSFGGCLAYETARRLTAVGERVDLVFLIDSILPLPAPGRPADEILLDRFDRFAEHVERTYGVPLDIPREDLVRLGDDEQIRLVISRLAAQVPEMGQGVLRHQYESYVDARVAERYQPGPYAGPVLLVRAQEPHPLTTALDPRYLRTDDALGWDVFCPDLEVVRVPGDHLSMIDPPHVEVVAAELSARLSAPRAARP from the coding sequence GTGACCGCGGAGATCCGCGCCTGGCTCGTCGCGCGGGTCGCGGAACGGACCGGGCTGCCCGCCGGCCAGGTCGACCCGGACCGCCCGTTGCACGAGAGCGGCCTTTCCTCCCGGGAGTCGATGGAACTGGCGGGGGAGCTGGGCCGCCACCTCGGCCGTCCGCTGCCGCCGACCCTGGTGTGGCAGTACCCGACGATCGCCGCTCTCGCCGCCCGTCTGTCCACAGTGGAAAGCTCCCCGATCGAGAGCGGTGAAGTCCGCGAGGAGGAGCCGATCGCGATCGTCGGTGTCGGCTGCCGCCTGCCGGGCGGGGCGGACTCCCCGGAGCGATACTGGCGGCTCCTGGACGACGGCCGTGACGGCATCCGCGAGGTCCCGGAAGATCGCCGGGACACCGCCGCGCGTGGCGGTTTTCTCGACGACATCGCCGGTTTCGACGCCGCGTTCTTCGGCATCACCCCGGGTGAGGCCGAAACCATGGATCCCCAGCAGCGGATGCTGCTCGAAGTCGCCTGGGCGGCGCTGGAACACGCCGGGATCCCGCCGTCCACCTTGCGGGGCACCCGGACCGGGGTGTTCGTCGGGTTGTCGGCGGGCGAGTACGGCCACCTGACGATGGCCGACCCCGCGACCGTCGACGTCTGGTCCGCCACCGGGGCCGCGACGAGCATCGCCGCCAACCGGCTTTCGTACCTGTTCGACCTGCGCGGGCCCAGTCTCACCCTCGACACCGCCTGCTCGTCCTCGCTGGTGGCGGTGCATCAGGCGGTGCAGAGCCTGCGCCGCGGCGAGTGTGGGACCGCGCTCGCCGCCGGGGTGAATGTGCTGCTCTCGCCCGCCGTCACCGCGTCCTTCGAGCGTGCCGGGGTGCTGGCCCCGGATGGACACTGCAAGCCGTTCGACGCCGACGCGGACGGCATCGCCCGCGGTGAGGGCTGCGGCGTGGTCGTGCTCAGGCCGCTGAAGGCCGCCCGCCGCGCGGGCGACCGGGTCCTCGCCGTGATCCGCGGCAGTGCGGTCAATTCCGACGGCCGGTCCAACGGTCTCGTCGCGCCCAGCCCCGGCGCGCAGGCCGACCTGTTGCGTGACGCGTACGCGGCGGCCGGCGTCGAACCGTCCTCCGTGGACTACGTGGAGGCGCACGGGACCGGGACCGCGGTGGGGGACCCGATCGAGGCCGTCGCGCTCGGCGAGGTGCTCGGAGCGGGCCGCGAACCCGGACGGCCGCTCCTGATCGGCTCGGTGAAGGGGAATCTGGGCCATCTCGAGGGCGCGGCGGGGATGGCGGGGCTGATCAAGGTGGTCCTCGCGATGGTCCACCGGCGGCTGCCGCCGACCCCGCATCATCACGCGCCCAGCCCGCATGTCGATTTCGCCGGTCTCGGCCTCCGGGTGGTCGGTGCCGGAACGGACTGGCCGCGGTACGCCGAAGTCGTGCGGGCCGGGGTCTCCGCGTTCGGCTTCGGGGGCACCAACGCCCACGTCGTCCTCGAAGAGTGGCCCGCCGCGTCGTTCCCCGCTCGCGGGACGCACACCGAAGACCCTCGGGTGGTGGCGCTGTCGGCCCGGTCGCCCGAAGTGCTCCGGGCGCGTGCCGCCGATCTGGCCGATTGGCTCGAAGACCCCGCCCATCGCGCGGTGTCGCTGGACGCGGTCGCCGCGACGCTGGCCAGGGGCCGGGACCATCTGCCGGTCCGCGGCGCGGTGGTGGCCGGGGAACGCGGCCGGGCGGCCGCCGCACTGCGGGAACTGGCCGCCGGCCGCGACGGCGGGGACGTCGTCGTCGGCGAGGCCGGTCCCGCGTCCGACGTCGTGTTCGTCTTCTCCGGTTACGGTTCCCAGTGGCCCGGGATGGGCCGTCTTCTGCTGCGCACCGAATCCGCGTTCCGCGCCGAGGTGGAGGCGCTCGATCCGGTGTTCCTCGCCGAAGCGGGATTCTCCCTGCGCGCGGTCCTCTCCGGGGAGCGGGACCTGCCGGACCTCGCCGCGACGCAGCTCGCGTTGTTCGGTATGCACCTCGCCCTCGCCGGGCTCTGGCGTGCGCATGGCGTCGTCCCGGCCGCGGTCGTCGGCCATTCGATGGGCGAGGTCGCGGCCGCCGTCGTCGCGGGGGCACTGGACGTCGCCGAGGGCCTGCGGGTGATGACCACGCGCGCCCGGTTGCTCGCCGAGGTCGACGCGTCCGGCGACGGTGCGATGGCGGTGGTCGAACTGTCCCCGGCCGAGCTCGCCGAGCTGGAAGCGGAGTTCCCCGGCGTCACCGTGGCGGTGTACGCCTCGCCGGTCCAGTGCACCGTCAGTGGCGGCGCCGGGCAGGTCGAGGCGCTGGTGTCGCACGTGGAGAGTCTCGGCAGGCTGGCGAAGCGGCTGCCGGTCGGAGGTGCCGGCCATTCGGAGGCCGTCGACGCCGTCCTCGGCCGGTTCCGCGCCGAGCTCGACGGGCTCTCCCCGCGACCGGCGGTGATTCCCTGTTACAGCAGCGTTCTCGAGAATCCACAGTGGTCACCGGTGTTCGACGTCGAATACTGGGCGGCGAATCTGCGCCGTCCGGTGCGGTTCAGCCAGGCGCTGGCAGCGGCGACCGCGGACGGGTACGGCGTGTTCGTCGAGATCTCGCCGCATCCGATGGCGCTGGCCGCGATCGAACAGAGCACCGGCGCGCTCGCGCTGCCGTCGGCGAGCCGCAGGATCGACGAACGGACGGCGTTCCTGACCACGCTCGCCCGGCTCCACACCCTCGGGCTGCCCGGGGTGCTCGACCGCGGTGGCCCCCGCCCGCTCCCGGTCGAGCTGCCCGGACCGCGCTGGCGGCATGAACGGTTCTGGCCGCGGCGCCCCGCCCCCCGGCCCCGATCCGATGGCGAGCACCCGTTGCTGGGCGTGCACATCGAACAGCCGACCGGCGACGGGCACCTGTGGCGCGCGGACGTCGGGACGACGGCACAGCCGTGGCTGGCCGACCACGCGGCGATGGGTGTCCCGCTGTTCCCCGCCGCCGGTTTCCTGGAACTGGCGCTCGCGGCGGCGAAGACCACGCTGCGGCCGGGCGGGCGACTACGCATCAGCGGTCTCGAACTGCACCGCGTGCTCCCGCTCGCCGCGCACACCGAGGTGACGACCAGTCTGCGCACGGGATCCGGACTGTCCGAAGTGGACATCTACGCGCGGTCCGCGGACGGGGGCTGGGTCCGGCACGCCGCCGCCCGCGTCGGCGACGGGAACACCGCGGTCGTGCCGTTCGGCGCGGTCGGTGACGACGCCCGGCCGGTCGACCTCTACCCGGTGCTGGCCGCGGCCGGACAGAGCTACGGCCCCGCTTTCCGCGGGCTCCGGGAGGTTCTGGCGGCGCAGGGCCGCGCTTCGGCGAGAATCACGCTGCCCACCGACCATCCCGCGTACGTCCTGCACCCGGTGATCGCCGACGCCTGCCTGCACGCGCTGGCCGCGGCCGCCGGGGACGCGCTGCGCGAGGCCGACGGCGTCTTCCTGCCGCTGACCTTGGGCGAGATCGTCCTCGCCGGTGATCCCCGGCGCGGTGTCCGGGTCGACGCCGTGCTGGACTCGCTCGATCCGGCCGGTGACGGCCTGGTCGGCGGCGTCCAGCTGGTCGACGCCGACGACGTCGTCCTGGTCGAGTTCCGCGACGTCTACTGCCGCCGGTTCCAGCGTTCGGCACTGCCGGTGCCGATGGCGGACCTGCTGTTCGAGACGGTCTGGCGGCAGGCCGGGCCCCCGGCGGCGAAACCGGGGCCGCGCAGCTGGGTGGTCCTGGAGGACGGTTCGCCGTGGGGGCCGGCGTTGCGCGAACGACTCGCCGGGGACGAACTGGTGACGGTTCCGCTCGGGGATCGGGCCGCGCTCGCGGAGATTCTGCGTTCCCGCGACGTGACCGGAGTCCTCGCGTGGGTCCCCACCGCGGCCGTGTCCGACCCGATGCGAGCCGCGCGGGGTGTCGCCATGCTCTCCGGCGTCGTCGCCGAGCTGGCCGACGCGGCGTCCGCACCACGGTTGTGGCTGATCAGCGCCGGTGCCTCGGCCGTCGAGCCCGGCGAACGCGGTGATCCGGGGCAGGGGTGGCTGCGAGGGCTGGTCCGTGTGCTCGCTTTCGAACACCCCGAGCTGCGAGCGAGCCAGGTCGACTTCGACGCCGGGCCGGACCCGGCGCGGTCGTGGGTCGCCGGGCTGGCGGCGGAGCTCCGCGCGGACGCGCCGGACGACGAGATCGCCTGGCGGGAGGGCGTCCGGTACACGCGGCTGCTGGCCCGTCCGGAACTCGGGGAAGCCGGCCGCGAAACCGTGGTGCGCGACGGCGCCTACGTGATCACCGGTGGTCTCGGCGGCCTCGGACTCGTCGCGGCGGAGTGGCTGGCCGGGCGCGGCGCGACCAGGCTGGTCCTTTCCGGGCGCCGTGGCGCGAGCCCCGCCGTCTTGGCGGACCTGCGTGAAGTGGGCGTGGACGTCCGCGTGGTGACGGGTGACATCGCCGAGCCGGGGACGGCCGAAGCGCTGGTCGCCGCCGCCACCGAAGGCGGTATGCCGTTGCGTGGCGTACTGCACGCGGCCGGTGTGCTGGCCGACGGTGCCGCCATCGCCGTCGACGAGGATGCCGTCGAGGCCGTCTGGCGCGGGAAGGCGCTGGGAGCGTGGCGATTGCACGAGGCCACGACCGGACACGAACTCGACTGGTGGCTGACGTACTCCTCGGCGGCCGCGTTGTTCGGCTCGCCGGGGCAGGCCGCCTACGCGACCGCGAACGCCTGGGTGGACGCCCTCGTCGAGTGGCGCCGGGCCGGCGGATCACCGGCGGCGACCATCGGCTGGGGAGCCTGGGGCGAGGCGGGAGCGGCGGTCGGGACCCGGAACCCGGTACTCGAACCGCTCGGCACGGACGAGGCGCTGGCGGCGATGGACGCCGTGCTGAGCCGTGACCGCGGATCGACCGGCATCGCCCGCGTCGACGCCGGGACCGTGCTGGCGCTGTTCCCGCGTCTGGCCGCAAGGCCGTTCTTCGAGATCCTGGTGCCGAAGGAAGAATCGGATACCGCTCCGTCCACCTGGGACGGATTGGACGCGCTGCGGGCGGTCCTGCCGGAAGCGGCCCGCGAGATGCTGGCCGACTATCTCGCCGGCCTCGTCGCCGGGATGCTCGGCCTCGCCGCGGACGAGATCGACCGGCACGTCCCGCTCACCCGGCTCGGCCTGGACTCCCTCACCGCCATGCGCGCCAGGGGTGTCGTCGACCGCGATTTCGGCCTGCCGCTGCCCATTCCGTTGCTGTTGCGCGGTGCCAGCCTCGGCGAGCTCGCCGACCACCTCGCGGAACAGGCCGGGTTCGGCGAGGGAGTCTCGCGGCCCGCCCGGCCGGACGTGACCGTCGGACCGCGCGATCCGGCCGAACGCTGGATCGCCCGGCACTGGCAGACGGAACTCGACGGTGCGGAACCCGGCGTCCACGACGACTTCTTCGCCGCGGGCGGCGACCACGAGGCGGCGAGCCGGCTGCGTGCGGTGTTCGCCGGGCAGCTCGGCGCGATCCCCGACGCCGACCGGCTCTTCGCCACGCCGACGATCGCCGCGATGGCCGATCTGCTGCGTGACCGGATCGAGGGCCGCGGGGACTGTCCCGTCCGGCCGCTGCGCGAAGGCGGCGTGGATCCGGTGTTCCTGTTCCATCCGGCGGGCGGTCCGACGAGCGTCTACGAGGGGCTCGTCCGCCTGTTGCCGGAGGGCAGGCCCGTCTACGGGCTCGAACGGATCGACGAAGAGGACACCGTCGAAGACAAGGCCGAGTGCTATCTCGAGCTGATCCGGGAGATCCAGCCGCAGGGCCCGTATCGGCTGGGCGGGTGGTCGTTCGGCGGCTGCCTCGCCTACGAGACCGCCCGCAGGCTGACCGCGGTGGGGGAGCGGGTCGATCTCGTGTTCCTGATCGACAGCATCCTTCCCTTGCCCGCGCCGGGGAGGCCGGCGGACGAGATCCTGCTGGACCGGTTCGACCGGTTCGCCGAGCACGTCGAACGGACCTACGGTGTCCCGCTGGACATCCCGCGCGAGGACCTCGTCCGGCTCGGTGACGACGAACAGATCCGGCTCGTGATCAGCAGGCTGGCCGCCCAGGTCCCGGAGATGGGACAGGGCGTGCTGCGGCACCAGTACGAATCCTATGTGGACGCCCGGGTCGCGGAACGCTACCAGCCGGGACCCTATGCGGGGCCGGTGCTCCTGGTGCGTGCGCAGGAGCCGCATCCGCTGACCACCGCCCTCGATCCGCGATACCTGCGGACCGACGACGCCCTCGGCTGGGACGTGTTCTGCCCGGATCTGGAAGTGGTGCGGGTGCCGGGTGATCACCTGTCGATGATCGACCCGCCACACGTCGAAGTGGTCGCCGCCGAGCTGTCCGCCCGGCTCTCGGCGCCGAGGGCGGCGAGACCATGA
- a CDS encoding alpha/beta hydrolase family protein, producing the protein MKRTWRWGALALCLAALLGSSVPASAAPTPVTADNGAKVVEETWLDARTVDLKISSPSLGTTGMVRLLVPAGWAAQPTRTWPALYLLHGCCEPVDYRSWDQFTDVKAFTADKDALVVMPTGGPAGMYTKWWNFGLKSTPDWDTFHTLEVRQIVERGYRAGTRRVIAGLSIGGYGALAYSYKHQGMFAAAASYSGVPNTLSQGAPLFIQGILARAGIFNYLELWGDSWGMRPLWTANNPFDHVGDLRGTALYISCGNGKTGPLDPPGRSDIFEPQALASSVSFTDRLKAKGIPVTVDYYGDGTHSWPYWQRALRNSWPVLAGGLGL; encoded by the coding sequence ATGAAGCGAACGTGGCGGTGGGGTGCGCTGGCGCTGTGCTTGGCCGCCCTGCTCGGGAGCTCGGTCCCGGCGAGCGCGGCACCCACACCGGTCACCGCCGACAACGGCGCGAAGGTCGTCGAGGAGACGTGGCTGGACGCGCGCACCGTCGACCTCAAGATCAGTTCCCCCTCGCTCGGTACCACCGGGATGGTCCGCCTGCTCGTGCCCGCCGGCTGGGCCGCGCAACCCACGCGGACCTGGCCGGCGCTGTACCTGCTGCACGGCTGCTGTGAACCGGTGGACTACCGCTCCTGGGACCAGTTCACCGACGTCAAGGCGTTCACCGCGGACAAGGACGCCCTCGTGGTCATGCCGACCGGCGGGCCCGCGGGGATGTACACGAAGTGGTGGAACTTCGGGCTCAAGAGCACGCCGGACTGGGACACCTTCCACACCCTGGAAGTGCGGCAGATCGTCGAACGCGGCTACCGGGCGGGCACCCGCCGGGTGATCGCCGGGCTGTCGATCGGCGGATACGGCGCGCTCGCGTATTCGTACAAGCACCAGGGGATGTTCGCCGCGGCGGCGTCCTACAGCGGCGTGCCGAACACGCTCAGCCAGGGAGCCCCGCTGTTCATCCAAGGAATCCTCGCCCGTGCGGGGATCTTCAACTACCTCGAACTCTGGGGGGACAGCTGGGGCATGCGGCCGCTCTGGACGGCGAACAACCCGTTCGACCACGTCGGCGACCTGCGCGGCACGGCGCTCTACATCTCCTGCGGGAACGGGAAAACCGGCCCGCTCGATCCGCCGGGGCGGTCCGACATCTTCGAACCTCAGGCGCTGGCCTCCTCGGTGAGCTTCACGGACCGGTTGAAGGCCAAGGGGATCCCGGTGACCGTCGACTACTACGGCGACGGCACGCACAGCTGGCCGTACTGGCAGCGTGCGCTGCGCAACTCCTGGCCGGTACTGGCAGGTGGACTCGGCCTTTGA